GCATACGTTGATGGAAAAGAAGTCGAAATAAAGAAAAACGAGGAGTTCGGCCTTATTGAAGTCGCACTTACCGCCGGAAACCACGTTCTTGAGCTTAAATTTGAGGACCCGTTCCTTCTCCTCAGGTATGTGAGCGTTGTGGCATTGATCGTGGTGGTTCTAATTCTGGGCATTCCTGAACGATGGATCAAAGCCAGTAAAAAAGCGAAAAATGAAGGCACACAAATCAAGGAGATGCCGAAGTGAGGTTTCTCCTTTCCCATTTCTCCACTCCGCCTTCGGCCTGGAAGAACACGGCGCGAAAAACGCCACCACCCTCGTCCCATCGCTTATGTGGTTCTGCCAGACGTTTGGGAATATGAACTCAAGATAGCCACACCATGCCGGCTTTTTCGGCAACGTGGTAGGTCTTGACCCTGAACTTTTCGGGAACTTTGTAGTTCCTTCCGAGCGCCGGGATGAGCCTTACCAAACCACCTTTCCTGCAGAAAGCCCCCCCTCCTGTGCACGCAGAAGTCCTCAAGGGCGTGAACTTTCCCTTTGCTGTCCCTCCAGAAAACTATGTCTTTACCGAGCCTTCTAACACCTACGGGCTTTTTCCCAACTTCCTTTGACGAAAGGACCGCGAACCACATGCTATCACCTTGGAATAAGCAAAAACCCAAATTCAAAAATAAAACCTCAAGGCTGGAGAGTTCCAGCGTAGACCTGCCACACGAGTATGGTCTTCGAGACGAGGCTCAGTATTATGTATACCTTCTCGCCGTGGAGATAGTCCGCCCATTTGCCCCACTTCTTGTACTGGAGTACCATGTTGAGCGGGAAGAGGTTGAAGAACACCGCTATGCTGACGAATATCCATATCACGAAGCCCGGCGGGTTTGAGCGGAGAATTGTCATGAATATCACTACCCACGGCATTATCCCCGTGAAGGAACCGAAGATGAAGGGACTCCAGTTAACCTTCTCGGTGTACTGGTTGAGGAGCTCCATGAGGTAGCCGAAGAATATCATGGCCGCGTTGATTGAGAAGATGAGAATCAAAGCTCCTATGTCCGAGATGCCGACGAGGAGGGCTATGATGACCACCATGATTGAGGAGGTCACCGAGTACTCGGCCCAGCGGTAGGGGTTGATGCCCTTCGAGAGGTTCCTCCTGTAGGAATCAAAGAGCACCGTTGAAACCGCGAGATGGGCCAAAGCCGTTAGGAACGGGAAGAGGGCTATGAGATACACCAGCTTGACCTCAAAGAGGTTCTCCGTTACCGTTAGGAGGTTCCTAGTGGCCTCGTCAAACTTAAGGTAGTTTCGGGTTACGGTAACGGCGAAATCGCTGGAAAGCAGGAGTATGAGAACACCCTGTATCAGGTGAAACACTCCCGCTATCATGTTGAGCCTTTTCAGCGACCTAAACTTGTCATCCATGTACATCACCTAACTATCTGGTACGACAATGGTGTATTTATAGTTTTTCCAGCTTATCACTCCGCGTAGATCATCTTGACCGTCATTCCGCCGTCAACGACGAAGTTAACGCCCGTTATAAAGCCGGCCTTTTCATTATCGGCCAAAAAAGCACATATGTGGGCTATGTCCATTG
The Thermococcus sp. 2319x1 DNA segment above includes these coding regions:
- the heR gene encoding heliorhodopsin HeR — protein: MDDKFRSLKRLNMIAGVFHLIQGVLILLLSSDFAVTVTRNYLKFDEATRNLLTVTENLFEVKLVYLIALFPFLTALAHLAVSTVLFDSYRRNLSKGINPYRWAEYSVTSSIMVVIIALLVGISDIGALILIFSINAAMIFFGYLMELLNQYTEKVNWSPFIFGSFTGIMPWVVIFMTILRSNPPGFVIWIFVSIAVFFNLFPLNMVLQYKKWGKWADYLHGEKVYIILSLVSKTILVWQVYAGTLQP